The sequence AAAGACtattaatatttgtataatGTTTGTAAGTTCACAGCTTACTGGAtgaaactgaatgaaataaacagagaaacagTGCATGGTGCTTATGATATAGTTGATATTATTCCTTCCTAGAGATGCAAAGCATTTCTGATCTATGATCTTATTATTCAGATTTCTGAATGTTTGCAGTGGGTCAGTTACTGAGAAAACACATgacatgtgaaaatgtgatatCAAAAAGGGTGTGATTGATTTATTTGCGTTAACAGATGTATATGTACATATGATTATgtacaaaaagaaatatatCCATAGCACAAAGTATTGATAATAAGCAAGAGAATCTAAAATCCACATTGTTTTCAACCAGTCAGTTTAATGctgttccattttctcctccTACATGCTTGACCCACCTCCCCTGTCACATCTGTGGGCTATAGGGATTAGATTTGGATTGTTTAGTTTTCAGGTCATGCCAACttgtaaatatatacatatacagtttatatactatttaaaaagagagaaaaataaatttcaCTTCCACTTTTTGGATTTTAAGTTCATTGGAAACCTTTCATAGAGCAGATCTCATTTCAATCACTACAGCATTTTGGCCTCACAGGAGCCAGGCTGCAGTATCTGAAGAGTAACAATAAGTTTAACTGCTTTTCTAAACCAGGGGTAGAACATGGCATAAATCACAGGGTTTAGACAtgagtttaaataaaacaaatttattaCAAAGGTTATAGAAGTAGTATTGAGCGAGTTGCCCCCTGCAAGAGACACACCATAATATGGGAATAAACATATTAGAAACACAACTACAAGAACACCAAGAGTCCTGGCTGCTTTCAGCTCAGATTTCTTCACTGTTAGAGTCACTGTACGTTGGAGTGTGACAGCAGTAATGTGAGAGCGCATGGCACGAGCCTGAGACACAGCCACTACAAATACTCTCATATACAGAACTACGATGACAGTAACTGGAAAAAATAAGCTCAAAACAAGGTCAACAGCTTCTGCTATATAGTGAGCTATAACCACACACTCTCCATAGCAGGAATTATACCTGTCTGGTTGAGTCACGCCATACTGTAGAAAGAAACTGCTgtagaaaacagaacagaaccaacacagacaaacacagagtttAACTCTTCTCACAGTGATTCTGGTGGTATAATGCAGAGGGTGACAAATAGCAACATATCGGTCAACTGATATGAGCACCATGTCTCCTATTGAGGCAGCAGGAATGATGTACCCTACATAAATATACAGAGAACACACAAGGTCACCAAGAAACCAGCAGGATGTTTGTTGGAGGATTTCTCCCGGCATCAGCAGGAGGCCCACGAGAAAGTCTgagacagccagagagagaaggaggatgTTGGTGGGTGTGTGGAGCTGCCTGCGGGGAAAGAGAAAAGTATCATTACACATAGCATAAGACAATTGTGAAAAAGCTAGAAAAAGCACtaattaaaagtacatttctcattttttttaaacttaaaagt comes from Micropterus dolomieu isolate WLL.071019.BEF.003 ecotype Adirondacks unplaced genomic scaffold, ASM2129224v1 contig_9844, whole genome shotgun sequence and encodes:
- the LOC123965488 gene encoding trace amine-associated receptor 13c-like: MEDDDGAELCFPQLLNTSCRKPTLPQSEAMLLNILVSSMSMLTVALNLLVIISVFHFRQLHTPTNILLLSLAVSDFLVGLLLMPGEILQQTSCWFLGDLVCSLYIYVGYIIPAASIGDMVLISVDRYVAICHPLHYTTRITVRRVKLCVCLCWFCSVFYSSFFLQYGVTQPDRYNSCYGECVVIAHYIAEAVDLVLSLFFPVTVIVVLYMRVFVVAVSQARAMRSHITAVTLQRTVTLTVKKSELKAARTLGVLVVVFLICLFPYYGVSLAGGNSLNTTSITFVINLFYLNSCLNPVIYAMFYPWFRKAVKLIVTLQILQPGSCEAKML